The Carassius carassius chromosome 9, fCarCar2.1, whole genome shotgun sequence genome includes a region encoding these proteins:
- the LOC132149004 gene encoding zinc finger protein 397-like isoform X2 — protein sequence MSRLDKLHSNLMKRMSIVIRDIWVEVEATVKDYQKEAAQTRSENARLKQQLEDVLSRNKAHLNELPACGYGSLVEPEDQQTEGNAQSQDSPGELKPRILDVISVCKTETEDRELVHLKDASSAGEERLFPQFDSSSTGETLDRNVPTAATPRIKIEPEDTIITITSSVTTTPAHAGPRQDSEPRTASDTSTTSRRPQRKERHHTRYTMPRRASAKDHDHEGPYKCNKCGRLLKDLAKLQLHNRLHERSFICHWCGRNFLKFDYLRMHMRTHTGERPYRCNWCSKTFSQSGNMRRHERTCRSFNEEPASHALEDQQLPAE from the exons ATGTCAAGACTAGACAAGTTACATTCCAACTTGATGAAGCGAATGTCGATCGTCATTCGTGATATTTGGGTGGAGGTGGAAGCGACGGTGAAGGACTATCAGAAGGAAGCAGCCCAGACACGATCAGAAAACGCGAGACTGAAACAACAGCTCGAGGATGTGCTGAGCAGGAATAAGGCGCATTTAAACg AATTACCAGCATGTGGATATGGGTCCCTAGTTGAACCAGAAGACCAGCAAACGGAGGGCAATGCCCAGAGTCAAGATTCACCTGGTGAACTGAAGCCTCGCATACTAGATGTCATTTCAGTCTGCAAGACGGAGACTGAGGATAGAGAGCTCGTGCATCTAAAAGATGCCTCATCTGCAGGTGAAGAACGGCTCTTCCCTCAGTTCGACAGCTCGAGTACGGGTGAGACTTTGGACAGGAATGTGCCCACTGCGGCAACACCAAGGATCAAGATAGAGCCCGAGGACACCATCATCACAATAACGTCTTCAGTAACTACCACCCCTGCCCATGCAGGTCCGCGTCAAGACTCAGAACCGAGAACAGCCAGTGACACTTCAACCACGTCGAGGAGACCGCAGCGAAAGGAGCGCCATCACACACGATACACCATGCCTAGGAGAGCATCCGCAAAAGATCACGATCACGAAGGGCCATATAAGTGTAACAAATGTGGAAGGCTGTTAAAGGACTTGGCAAAGCTGCAGCTGCACAATAGATTACATGAAAGATCCTTCATCTGTCACTGGTGCGGCAGAAACTTCTTGAAGTTTGACTACCTTAGGATGCATATGCGCACACACACCGGAGAACGGCCTTACCGCTGCAACTGGTGCTCAAAGACCTTCAGCCAGAGCGGAAACATGAGGAGACACGAGCGCACGTGCCGGAGTTTCAATGAAGAACCAGCATCGCACGCACTAGAAGATCAACAGCTGCCCGCCGAGTGA
- the LOC132149004 gene encoding zinc finger protein 397-like isoform X1: MSRLDKLHSNLMKRMSIVIRDIWVEVEATVKDYQKEAAQTRSENARLKQQLEDVLSRNKAHLNGVHYVPPDKVSPTELPACGYGSLVEPEDQQTEGNAQSQDSPGELKPRILDVISVCKTETEDRELVHLKDASSAGEERLFPQFDSSSTGETLDRNVPTAATPRIKIEPEDTIITITSSVTTTPAHAGPRQDSEPRTASDTSTTSRRPQRKERHHTRYTMPRRASAKDHDHEGPYKCNKCGRLLKDLAKLQLHNRLHERSFICHWCGRNFLKFDYLRMHMRTHTGERPYRCNWCSKTFSQSGNMRRHERTCRSFNEEPASHALEDQQLPAE; the protein is encoded by the exons ATGTCAAGACTAGACAAGTTACATTCCAACTTGATGAAGCGAATGTCGATCGTCATTCGTGATATTTGGGTGGAGGTGGAAGCGACGGTGAAGGACTATCAGAAGGAAGCAGCCCAGACACGATCAGAAAACGCGAGACTGAAACAACAGCTCGAGGATGTGCTGAGCAGGAATAAGGCGCATTTAAACg GAGTCCACTATGTCCCTCCTGATAAAGTCTCACCCACAGAATTACCAGCATGTGGATATGGGTCCCTAGTTGAACCAGAAGACCAGCAAACGGAGGGCAATGCCCAGAGTCAAGATTCACCTGGTGAACTGAAGCCTCGCATACTAGATGTCATTTCAGTCTGCAAGACGGAGACTGAGGATAGAGAGCTCGTGCATCTAAAAGATGCCTCATCTGCAGGTGAAGAACGGCTCTTCCCTCAGTTCGACAGCTCGAGTACGGGTGAGACTTTGGACAGGAATGTGCCCACTGCGGCAACACCAAGGATCAAGATAGAGCCCGAGGACACCATCATCACAATAACGTCTTCAGTAACTACCACCCCTGCCCATGCAGGTCCGCGTCAAGACTCAGAACCGAGAACAGCCAGTGACACTTCAACCACGTCGAGGAGACCGCAGCGAAAGGAGCGCCATCACACACGATACACCATGCCTAGGAGAGCATCCGCAAAAGATCACGATCACGAAGGGCCATATAAGTGTAACAAATGTGGAAGGCTGTTAAAGGACTTGGCAAAGCTGCAGCTGCACAATAGATTACATGAAAGATCCTTCATCTGTCACTGGTGCGGCAGAAACTTCTTGAAGTTTGACTACCTTAGGATGCATATGCGCACACACACCGGAGAACGGCCTTACCGCTGCAACTGGTGCTCAAAGACCTTCAGCCAGAGCGGAAACATGAGGAGACACGAGCGCACGTGCCGGAGTTTCAATGAAGAACCAGCATCGCACGCACTAGAAGATCAACAGCTGCCCGCCGAGTGA